Within Pseudomonas brassicacearum, the genomic segment CCGGTGCTCTGGTCTTCCAGACGCACCCAGGCGTAGCTGCCTGGCGTCACGGCTTTGGCTTGTTCGTTGCCGCCTTCGTTGGCATAGCTGAACGACACCTTCTGGCCGACGGCGCTGAAACGCTGGGGAGCGCTCAGGCGGAAATTCGCCGCGCCACGGTCGATGAGGATTTCCTTGGTGGTCTTGACCCGATACGCCGCGCCATCGCTGGCGAACACGGTGAGCGTGTAGCGGCTCGGCTTGTCGGCGGCCGGCAGGTCGAGGGTCGCATTGCCCTTGGCATCGGTGGTCACTTCGCTGCTGGTCAGCTCGACCGGGAATTGCCCCAGGTATTGCAGTTCGTTATCGACCATCGACAGTTGCTGGGCGCGCAGGCTCAGGCTGACCTTGGCGTTGGCCACCGGCTTGCCGTCCGGGTACAGCAGCACGAGGCTGCCCTTGACCGGCTCGCCGGTGCGGTAGTCCTGCTTGGCCAGGTTCAGGGCGATCTCGAAGTGCGGCTTGATGTATTCGGCCACGCGAAAGGCGCTGCTGTAGAGCTGGTCCTTGTAGCGCAAGCGCAGTTCATAGCCGCCGGCCACGGCGTTTTCCGGCAGTTGGAAACGGCCTTGGGTACCGGCCTTGGAGTCCAGCTTCAGGGCCAGGGTCTGCAGCGCGGTGCCGGTGGCGTCCAGCACGCTGACACTGACGTCGGCGGCGGTCGGTTGCACCGACTCACGGGCATTCTTGAACTCACGACCGACGATTTTCAGCGACACCCAATCCCCCGGCCGATACAGCGGCCGGTCGGTGAAGGCATAGAGCTTGGTGTCGTAGATTTCGCTGTCGTAGTAGAAGTTTTCCGAGACGAATACCCCGCCCTCCTCGTCTTCACCGATGACGAACGAACGCTCCGGGCTGACGTGCTTGAGGCGCAGCAGGCCGTCTTCATCGGTGGCACCGCTGCTCATCACGCCCAAACCGTCGGTCCACAGCACGTTGACCTTGGGCACCGAACGCCCTTCATGCTTGCGGGCGGCCCAGACCAGCAATTCATCGCCGGCAATCTTGCTCACCGCCACGGTGTTGGAGACGAAGACCATGGTGGTTGCGCGGTATTTGCCGATCAACGCTTCCACCAGGTACAGGCCTGGCTTCAACTGGCCCAGAGGGACATAGACGTTGCCTGGGGCGACGCTGACGAACTGACTGGACGAACCGGCCAGGTTGACGCCCGCGGGCGGCTGGATCGGCTTGGCCTGCCACAGCGGATAGCGGAACTGACTGACCACCGGCAAGCCGGGGATCAAGGCGAATTGCGCTGGAGCGTCGTACGGTGTCGGCGCGACCAGGGCGTTGCCAATCTTCAGTTCCGGCACTGCTTCGGTGACTTGCTGGCGGGACTCGTAGGAGAACGCCCGCTGCATCACTCGACGAGACTTGCGGTACCAGTTGTCCCACAGGTACGCGAGGGTGTTCGACAGGCCTTCGCCCTTGAACTGGCCGTCGCTGACCACGCGATGCAGGTTCTTCTGGCGCTTGAGGAAATCCAGCGGCTTGTCGATGCGATAGACACGGATATCGGCGCCGCCGTAGGGCTCCATGCGGAACCTACGGTAATCGCGGCCGGGCGCTTCGAGGCGGACCATGGCCTGCTCGTCGCTGGCAAAGCTGCTGTCGGCCAGCAGGAAGAAACTTTCACCGGACACCGGCGTGTAGCCGCTGGGCTCCACCGTGTCTTCGGCGTTCACGACAGGTGCCAGCAACAAGGCAAACAGCAGGGGCAATTTTGAACACAAGCGCAGCATGCGGGCACCGGTCATTGGGAGAGAAAGTTGAGTCGATAGACGCCGATGAAGTTGGGGTTGGCTGCGTCGGGTATCCATCGGGTGTCCTTCCAGTTCATGAGTTGTTGCAGGCTTGCGGAACGCATGCCGTTGTCGGTAGGGGTTGTGGTGCCGGTGTGATAGGCGATGTAGCGGCCCATCCAGATCATCAGGTGCTGGTCATCGCCCTGGTCGAAGAACATCAGGTCGCCGGGACGGGCCTGGGCCACATCGCGGCCCACCAGGTGACTGTTGAACTGGATCAACTTGATCGCGTTGACATAGGGCCCGACCTTGCCGCCGCCTTGCTGCCATTGCTGGGCGAGGCGCCGTTGCGCTTGGCTGAGCGGCAGTTCCGGCGGCAGGTAGCGATTGGACAGGCCATTGCTGCGCAGCCATTTTTCATCGTGGACCTTCAGCGCTTCGTTGGCGGCAAAGCGCACCAGCCCGGCGCAGTCCTGCTGATACCAGCGCGGGCTCGGGCCTTTGGTCAGTTGCTCCTGGGCAATGCGCACGAACCAGGCGCGAAAGACCTGGGATTGCTGCACGTCCAGCGCCGGCGCTTCGACGGCAAGCGCGGGCCCGCCGAGCAGCAAGGCCAGCAGCAGCGCCAGCGCGG encodes:
- a CDS encoding DUF1175 domain-containing protein, which produces MESAVTVRVRNTALALLLALLLGGPALAVEAPALDVQQSQVFRAWFVRIAQEQLTKGPSPRWYQQDCAGLVRFAANEALKVHDEKWLRSNGLSNRYLPPELPLSQAQRRLAQQWQQGGGKVGPYVNAIKLIQFNSHLVGRDVAQARPGDLMFFDQGDDQHLMIWMGRYIAYHTGTTTPTDNGMRSASLQQLMNWKDTRWIPDAANPNFIGVYRLNFLSQ